DNA from Petropleomorpha daqingensis:
TCTTCGTCATCGTCGTCGGGATCCTCACCGACGTCGTCTACACCACCATCGACCCGCGGGTCGACCTCAGCACCAAGGAGCTCGCATGACGGCGGCGGTGGTCCGCGCGTCCCGGGCGATGCGTCGTCCGGTCAGGTCGCGCGCGCTCAAGCCCTGGTACCGCAACGGGACGCTGGTCGCCGGCCTGGTGATCGTGGGACTGCTGGTCCTCGTCGCGGTGCTGGCCCCGGTGCTGACGCCCTACGACCCGATCAAGCAGGACCTGGAGCACGCGCTGCAGTCGCCCAGCGCGGCGCACTGGCTGGGCACCGACAAGTACGGCCGGGACGTCCTCACGCGGCTGATGTACGGCGCCCGGATCGATCTGCGGGTCGGCTTCCTCGCCGTGCTCATCCCGTTCGTGGTCGGCGGCGTCCTGGGCTCGCTGGCCGGCTACTTCGGCGGCTGGTTCGACACCGTCGTCATGCGGTTGGTGGACGTCTTCTTCGCCTTCCCGTTCTACGTCCTCGTCATCGTCCTCGTGTTCGTGCTGGGCGCGGGGGAGAGCAGCATCTACCTGGCGATCGCCACGGTCTCGTGGGTCTCCTACGCCAAGATCATGCGCGGCGAGCTGCTCGTGGCGAAGAAGCAGGACTGGGTGACCGCCGCCCGCCTCGGCGGCATGTCGCACGGGCGGATCCTCGTGCGGCACATCGCGCCGAACGTCCTCTCGCAGGCGCTCATCTACGCCATGAGCGACATCGTCATGGACATCATGGCGATCGTCACCCTCGGCTACCTCGGCCTGGGCATCGCGCCCCCGACACCCGAGTGGGGCAGCATGATCCTCGACGGCCAGGAGTTCATCACCACCCAGTGGCAGCAGGCCACGATCCCGGGCCTCGCCGTCGTCGTCACCAGCCTCGGGCTGTCCTTCCTGGGCGACGGGCTGTCCGACCTGCTCAACCCGGAGCGTCGCCGGTGACCGCCGTGGCCGGCGGGCCGCTGCTCGCCGTCGAGGACCTGACGATCGGGCTGCCCGTGCGCGGTCGGCCGGTGCGGATCGTCGAGGACGTGTCCTTCGAGGTCGAGCCGGGCCAGCGGATGGGCATCGTCGGGGAATCCGGGTCGGGCAAGTCGCTGACCCTGCGGGCGTTGGCCGGGCTGCTGCCCCGGGGCGTCGAGGTGCTCTCCGGGCGGATCGAGTACGGCGGCCGCGACCTGCTGACCATGCCGGTCAAGGCGCGGCGGCAGCTCATGGGGCCGGAGATCGCGATGATCTTCCAGGAGCCGATGACGGCGCTGAACCCCGTCATGCGCGTCGGGGACCAGATCGCCGAGGGCCCGCGCCGCCACCTCGGGCTGTCGGCCAAGGAGGCCGGCGACCTGGCCGTGCAGATGATGGCGCGCACCGGGATCCCCGACCCCGCCCGGCGGGCGCGTGCCTACCCGCACGAGCTCTCGGGGGGCCTGCGCCAGCGGATCATGATCGCGATGGCCGTCTCCTGCGGCCCGAAGCTGCTGCTGTGCGACGAGCCGACGACGGCGCTGGACGTGACCGTGCAGCTGCAGGTGCTCAAGCTCCTCGAGAAGCTCTGCGACGAGACCGGCACCGCGTTGGTCTTCGTGACCCACGACCTCGCCGTGGTGAACCAGACGTGCAGCGAGCTCGCCGTGATGTACGCGGGGCACATCGTCGAGGCGGGGAGGGTCAAGGAGACCTTCGCCCAGCCCCGGCACCCCTACACCCGGGGGCTGCTGGAGTCGGCGCCGGACTTCGACCGCCCGGACCGGCCGCTGATCCCGATCCCCGGCTTCCCGCCGAACGTGGCCGACCGGCCGCCCGGCTGCCCGTTCGCGCCGCGGTGCGGCTACGTGCGCGACCACTGCACCGACGCGCCGCCTCCGCTCGAGGAGGTCGTCCCCGGGCGCCTGGCCGCCTGCTACGAGAGCGACCGGCTGGTGGAGGTGCTGGCATGACCGGAAGCCTGCTTCTCCGGGACGGCGACGCGGAGGTGCTCCGCGTCGCCGGGGTCACCAAGGCCTACACCCGCGGCTCGTCCTGGCTGTCCCGGCTGGGCTCGTCCGGCCCCAGCACCCTCAAGGCGCTGGACGGGGTCGACCTGGACCTGCGGCGCGGGGAGATCCTCGCGCTCGTCGGGGAGTCGGGGTCCGGCAAGTCGACCCTCGCCAAGATCCTGGTCGGCAGCGTGGCCCCGACCGAGGGCGAGGTGCGCGTCGGCGACGGCTCGCCCCGGGCCCGGCACGCGGCGCGCCGGGTGCAGATGGTGTTCCAGGACCCGTACTCGTCGCTGAACCCGCGTCTGACGGTGGGCCGGATGCTCTCCGAGCTGCTGCTCCTGCACGAGATCGTCCCGCGGCGCGAGGTGCGGGCCGAGTCCGTCCGGCTGCTCAACCTGGTCGGGCTCGAGGAGGAGGTCCTCACCGCCTACCCGAGCCAGTTCTCGGGCGGGCAGCGGCAGCGGCTGGCCATCGCCCGGGCGCTCGCGGTCCGGCCGGACGTGCTGATCGCCGACGAGCCCGTCTCCGCCCTCGACGTCTCGGTGCAGGCGACGATCCTCGATCTGTTCGCCTCGCTGCGCGCCGAGCTCGGCCTGTCGATCCTGTTCATCGCGCACAACCTCGCCGTCGTCCAGCACCTGGCCGACCGGGTGGCCGTCATGTACCTGGGCCGGATCGTCGAGGTGGCCGAGACCGCCGAGATCTTCCGCGCACCGCGGCACCCCTACACGCGGGCGCTGATCGACTCGATCCCGCGGATGAGCGCGCACAGCGTCAACGACCCCTTCGAGGTCGACGGCGAGCCGCCGAGCCCCTACGACGTCCCGCAGGGCTGCCGGTTCCACCCGCGGTGCGCGCTGGCGAGCGAGATCTGCCGCCAGCAGGACCCGCCGCTGCTCGACGTCCGGCCCGCGACGACGTCCCCGCACCTGTCGGCCTGCCTCAAGGCCGACGAGCTGGCCACCATCCCCCTCCCCGAGGAAGTAGAGGAACTCGCGTGAAGATCTGGATCTCCTTCGACATGGAGGGTGTCGCCGGGATCGTCGACTGGGACCAGTGCCGGCCCACCGGCGGCCCGCGGTACGAAGTCGGCTGCCAGCTGATGCTCGACGAGGTCAACGCCGCCATCGAGGGCGCGCTGGCCGGCGGGGCGACGGAGATCGTGCTCAACGACTCGCACGGCACCATGGCCAACCTCGACCCGCGGAAGATCGCCGGCGGGGCCACCTACCTCTCGGGGCGGCACAAGCCGCGCTACATGATGCAGGGCCTCGACGAGACCTTCGACGCGGCGTTCTTCGTCGGCTACCACGGCTCCATCTCCGGCCGGCCGTCGACGCTGTCGCACACCTACAACCCCGAGGTGTTCGCCGCCGCCCGCGTCAACGGAGAGCTCGTCGGGGAGAGCGGCATCAACGCGCTGGTCGCCGAGCACTTCGGGGTGCCCATCGCGTTCGTCTCCGGCGACGAGGTGACCCGGGAGGAGACCGAGCCCTTCGCGCCCAAGGCGGTGCACGTGGTCACCAAGGAGTCGATCACCCGGTTCAGCGCCCTCAACCTGCACCCCGAGGAGTCCTGCCGGCGGATCCGGGCCGGCGCCGAGGAGGCCGTGCGGCGGGTGGCCGGCGGCGACGTCCCGACCCCGGGGATCGCCCGTCCCGCCACGCTCGACCTGGAGCTGCAGACCGCCGACATGGCCGAGGTCGCGACGTGGGCTCGGGGCACCGAGCGGATCGGCGAGCGCACGGTCCGCATCGCCGACGACGACCTGCTGCGCCTGTTCACCTCGTTCGTCGCGGTCACCTACATCACCCGGCAGGCCGGCGGCCGCTGACCGCCGCCGGATCTCTCACGGAACGGAACAACCGAGTCTCATGCACCTGTTCGAAGTCGCCCCCGCGGCGGCCGGCTGGGCCCTCGTGCTGCACGGCGGTGCCGGCGGCCGGGTGGACGAGCTGACCCTGGACGCCCGCGGCTCCTACGTGGAGGGGCTGACCCGTGCGTACAAGGCCGGCGCCGACGTGCTGGCCGCCGGTGGGGCCGCGCTCGACGCGGTGTGCGCCGCCGTCGAGCAACTGGAGGACGACCCGTTGTTCAACGCCGGCCGGGGCGCTGCGCTGACCTCCGCCGGAACCGCCGAGCTCGATGCCTGCGTGATGACCGGCGACGGCCGGGCCGGGGCGATCTCCGCCTGCCGGCATGCGCGCAACCCGGTGTTCGCCGCGCGCAAGGTCATGGAGGAGACGCCGGCCGTGCTGCTGGTCGCCCCCGATCTTGAGCGTCTCTCCGGCTGGGGCCTGGAGACCGTGGAGCCCGGCTACTTCGTCACGCCGGCCCGTCAGCAGCAGTTGCAGAACGTGCAGGACCGCCTGCTCGAACCGTCACGGCACGGCACGGTCGGCGCGGTGGCCCTCGACCTGGGCGGCCGGGTCGCGGCCGCCACCTCCACCGGCGGCATGGTCAACCAGAGCGAGGGCCGCGTCGGCGACACCCCGATCGTGGGCGCGGGCACCTACGCGCGGGACGGCGTCGTGGCGATCTCCTGCACCGGCGAGGGAGAGGCGTTCATCAAGGGCGTCGTCGCGCACGACATCGCGGCGCGGATGCGCTACCTCGGCACGCCCCTGGCCGCCGCGGTCGAGGCGACCGTGGCCGAGGAGCTGACCGCGCACGAGGCCATCGGCGGGTTGATCGCCGTCGGCGCCGACGGCAGGGTCGTCGTCGCCCACAACTCGCCGGCCATGTTCGCCGCCTACTCCGACGGCACCCGGCTGGTGACGCGCACGTGATGCACGCAGAGGACGCCCGCGGATGAGCCGGATCAGGGACGCGATCTTCGATCGCATGGAGGAGCTGAGCCCGGCCGAGAAGAAGGTCGCCCGGTCCCTGCTCGCGGACTACCCGAGCGCCGGGCTGGCCAGCGCGGCGGCCCTCGCCAAGGCTGCCGGGACGAGCACGCCCACCGTGCTCCGGCTGGTCACCCGCCTGGGCATGGGTGGCTACCCGGAGTTCCAGGAGCTCCTGCGCCGCGAGGTCACCGAGCACATGACCAGCCCGGTGAGCCGGGCGGCCGGCCGGCTGGCCAGCGATGGCGGCGACACGCTGTTCCAGCGCTCGGTCGCGCTCCGGGTGGCCCTCGTCGAGCGGCTCGCCGAGAGCGTGCCGCCCAGCGAGTTCGACGCGGCGGTCGCGCTGCTGGCCGCCCCGTGCCGCAACGTCGTCGTCTCCGGCGGCTACTTCTCCCGGCACATGGCGCAGATCCTGGCCCTGCAGCTGGACCAGCTGGTGCCGGACGTCCGGTACGCGGCGGAGCCCCTCGGCCGCGACATCGGGTCCTACCTCGAGCTGGGCAAGGACTCCGCGG
Protein-coding regions in this window:
- a CDS encoding ABC transporter ATP-binding protein, yielding MTAVAGGPLLAVEDLTIGLPVRGRPVRIVEDVSFEVEPGQRMGIVGESGSGKSLTLRALAGLLPRGVEVLSGRIEYGGRDLLTMPVKARRQLMGPEIAMIFQEPMTALNPVMRVGDQIAEGPRRHLGLSAKEAGDLAVQMMARTGIPDPARRARAYPHELSGGLRQRIMIAMAVSCGPKLLLCDEPTTALDVTVQLQVLKLLEKLCDETGTALVFVTHDLAVVNQTCSELAVMYAGHIVEAGRVKETFAQPRHPYTRGLLESAPDFDRPDRPLIPIPGFPPNVADRPPGCPFAPRCGYVRDHCTDAPPPLEEVVPGRLAACYESDRLVEVLA
- a CDS encoding isoaspartyl peptidase/L-asparaginase family protein, encoding MHLFEVAPAAAGWALVLHGGAGGRVDELTLDARGSYVEGLTRAYKAGADVLAAGGAALDAVCAAVEQLEDDPLFNAGRGAALTSAGTAELDACVMTGDGRAGAISACRHARNPVFAARKVMEETPAVLLVAPDLERLSGWGLETVEPGYFVTPARQQQLQNVQDRLLEPSRHGTVGAVALDLGGRVAAATSTGGMVNQSEGRVGDTPIVGAGTYARDGVVAISCTGEGEAFIKGVVAHDIAARMRYLGTPLAAAVEATVAEELTAHEAIGGLIAVGADGRVVVAHNSPAMFAAYSDGTRLVTRT
- a CDS encoding MurR/RpiR family transcriptional regulator encodes the protein MSRIRDAIFDRMEELSPAEKKVARSLLADYPSAGLASAAALAKAAGTSTPTVLRLVTRLGMGGYPEFQELLRREVTEHMTSPVSRAAGRLASDGGDTLFQRSVALRVALVERLAESVPPSEFDAAVALLAAPCRNVVVSGGYFSRHMAQILALQLDQLVPDVRYAAEPLGRDIGSYLELGKDSAVVIFDLRRYELPAKGVAAMAKQRGASVVVITDEGLSPAADEADVVLPVAVDGTPFDSFAGLLVLVESLVEGVFQRRGEAALGRMRQWEESVQIHRAFRAATGAVHDRAEAGDDES
- a CDS encoding ABC transporter ATP-binding protein, whose translation is MTGSLLLRDGDAEVLRVAGVTKAYTRGSSWLSRLGSSGPSTLKALDGVDLDLRRGEILALVGESGSGKSTLAKILVGSVAPTEGEVRVGDGSPRARHAARRVQMVFQDPYSSLNPRLTVGRMLSELLLLHEIVPRREVRAESVRLLNLVGLEEEVLTAYPSQFSGGQRQRLAIARALAVRPDVLIADEPVSALDVSVQATILDLFASLRAELGLSILFIAHNLAVVQHLADRVAVMYLGRIVEVAETAEIFRAPRHPYTRALIDSIPRMSAHSVNDPFEVDGEPPSPYDVPQGCRFHPRCALASEICRQQDPPLLDVRPATTSPHLSACLKADELATIPLPEEVEELA
- a CDS encoding ABC transporter permease, whose amino-acid sequence is MTAAVVRASRAMRRPVRSRALKPWYRNGTLVAGLVIVGLLVLVAVLAPVLTPYDPIKQDLEHALQSPSAAHWLGTDKYGRDVLTRLMYGARIDLRVGFLAVLIPFVVGGVLGSLAGYFGGWFDTVVMRLVDVFFAFPFYVLVIVLVFVLGAGESSIYLAIATVSWVSYAKIMRGELLVAKKQDWVTAARLGGMSHGRILVRHIAPNVLSQALIYAMSDIVMDIMAIVTLGYLGLGIAPPTPEWGSMILDGQEFITTQWQQATIPGLAVVVTSLGLSFLGDGLSDLLNPERRR
- a CDS encoding M55 family metallopeptidase: MKIWISFDMEGVAGIVDWDQCRPTGGPRYEVGCQLMLDEVNAAIEGALAGGATEIVLNDSHGTMANLDPRKIAGGATYLSGRHKPRYMMQGLDETFDAAFFVGYHGSISGRPSTLSHTYNPEVFAAARVNGELVGESGINALVAEHFGVPIAFVSGDEVTREETEPFAPKAVHVVTKESITRFSALNLHPEESCRRIRAGAEEAVRRVAGGDVPTPGIARPATLDLELQTADMAEVATWARGTERIGERTVRIADDDLLRLFTSFVAVTYITRQAGGR